From the Pediococcus acidilactici genome, the window CCGTTCCTTGATCTACGTGTTTTAAGGATTCCAGAATTTTCAATTTCAGCAGCCCTTAGTTCGGTTTCAATGATTGCCATGGTGGGTGCCGAAATGGTTCTTCCTCTTTACATCCAAACTGTACGTGGCGAATCAGCCTTTCACTCTGGACTAACATTATTGCCGGGGGCATTGATGATGGGGGTTCTCAGCCCAATTACTGGTCGTTTATTCGATAAAATTGGCGCACGCCGGCTCGCAACCACCGGAATGTTCCTTTTAACCATTGGAACGTTGCCGTTTGCCTTCATCACCCGGACTACTCCAATGCTTTACATTATCGTGTTATACGCAATTCGGATGGCCGGAATTTCCATGGCGATGATGCCGGTTACTACTGCCGGTATGAACTCGTTGCCATTCGATAAGATGGGGCACGGAACCGCAGTTAATAACACCCTCCGACAAGTTGCTAGTTCCATGGGGACTGCCATTTTAGTCAGTGTTTTGACCAACGTTACTAACAACCAAATGCCTGCTAAACACTTGTTGAAAGCCGAACCACTTGCTTACAAAGATCAAGCATTTAACGCTACTATCAGCGGCTATCACGCCTCGTTTTGGATTGCGGTTGGCTTCAGTGCGTTAGGCTTAATCATTGCCTTCTTCGTTAGCAACCGTTCTGGTAGCTCAGCTAAAGTACAACCTCAAGCTGGAGGTGCAGAATAATGATTATCTTTCTATTAATACTCGCTGTCATCGCAACCTTTATTTCAATGACCCTAATTCCAAAACCAATGCTGCGTTACATTTGTACCGCAATTTCGGCGATTGTGGTCGTTTGCTCAGTAGTCTTACTAGTACTGAACGACCGCGAACATTTTGGAATGAAAAAAGTAACCGAAACGACCACCCAAACCGTTTACTCGGTTTCACCTTCAAAACAGATGCCCATGCTGCTTTATAAAAACATCGGGACTGATGGTAAGGAACGGGTTTACGTTTATAAAAAGGATGCAAACCAAAAGAAAACTTCTCATACGGAATTGGAAAAAACTACTAACCGAGTCAAGACCACTAATGATGATCACGCTCGCTTAGAGAAGAAAACCACCCGTTGGGTATACAAAAACGATACCTACCGCCTTTGGTTTGGCATCGCCGGAAACGACCGGGAAGTTTCTCACCGGATCAACACCTTCTACGTGCCTAAGAGTTGGCCAACCTTGTCAACTACCGAAGCTGCTAAATTGCAAAAATTGGTTAAACAAAACCAAGCTTCTATGAAAAAGGATGCTACTAAGTACGTAAAAGCTAAGGTAACCGCAACGGTTAAGGATACCTTGAAAGCTGCTTTGCAGAAAAATCCACGGATGAGTCCTGCCGAACAGAAGAAGTTGACTGACAAGACAACTGCTGAAGCTACTAAAAAGTTTAGTGCAGAGTATCAAGCACAAATGATGCAAAAGCTAATTGAACAGGCTAAAGAATAGTTTTAAAAAGCTTTACGAAAATTAAATAACCCCCGATATTGGACCTGAATCCAGTATCGGGGGTTTTATATTGACTAAAAAATTTTGTAAATCCGTTGCCGTTATTTATCGAATTTATGCTATTAACCAGCAAGGCCCGTTAAGCGCCCTTAAAAGCTCTTAACATCCGTTTTGAAGCATTTGCTGACAAATGTCTTTCACAAGCTTATAACGCTTATTTAGTCTCGTAAGCTTGCAACTGTTGACTTACCCAATTTGTCGCCTGGGCCGCTGCATTGCCTGCGTGGATGGCACAGAACCTTGCGTAAAATTGCTCAAATTGGGGACTTGGTTGTTGATTAGTCTTCTTAGCTAGTTGAGTTAATTCATGAGTAAGTTCGTCTTCGTTGTAAACAATCTTGCCCGGTAAATCTTTTTGATAATCCAAATAAAATCCACGGAGCTCGTCACGATAAGTTTCGTAATCATACGGAAAGAACACAACGGGGCGCTTTAAGTAGGCGTAATCAAAAAAGACGCTAGAATAGTCCGTAACCAATACGTCCGCCACCAAGTATAAATCCGCAACGTCCGGATAATTTGACACATCGATTGCGAAGTCTTTTGCAGCAGAAAGATCCAACGCGTTAGCAATCAAATAGTGCATCCGTAAAAGCAAAATTGTATCTTTTCCGAGCGCATCCCGTAATTTTGCCAAATCAAATGGCAAGTTAAAAGAATACTTTCCTTTAGTAAAAAATTGGTTATCCCGATAAGTCGGCGCGTATAAAACCACCTTTTTATCCAGGGGAATCCCTAACTTTTCCTTAAGCTGCCGGATTTTAGCCGCACTAGGATGTGCTAATTCGTCATTGCGGGGGTAACCAATTTCCAAAATTTCGTTTTGGTAACCGAAAGCTTGCCGAAAAATTTTCGTAGAATAGGCGTTAGGACTGATTAATGCATCCCACCGGTTTGCTTCGTGAACAAAATTTTCGTGATACTTTTCCGTAGTGGTTCCGGGCATGGTTACTTGTGCAATATCCAGGCCCAACTTTTTCAGCGGTGTGCCGTGCCAAGTTTGTAGTATTTTAACGTGCGCCGGCTTTTTCACCCAACGAGGGAGCCGTGCATTTTCAACCCAGACGTGCGCTTTTTCGATCGTACGGACCCATTTAAAAGATCCCCGAACCACGTAATCGTAACGTTCTCCATTCGGAAAACCTTCTTCAAATAGTTGCTTATTTACCACCCAGATTAATCGATAATCGGGATGTTCTTTTTTCATTTCTTTATAAATCGCTAACGGCGAGTCACTAATTTGCCGGCCGCCAAAGCTTTCAAAAATAACGGTGGGCCGTTTTGCGGGCCGGTAGTTAAGTTTGAAAGCGTAGGTTAGGAGGCGCCGTTTGACTTTCCGCAAAATCGTAATCAAATCCATCTACATTTATCCCCTATTTTTTAATTGTTTGTATCCATTATAGGATATAATCTTACACATCAAAAATAGTACATTACTCGTTTATCTGTGCTTTTTTAAAATATTGGTTGGTCAATTTATCAACTGCTTGTTTTAATTTTTGGCCCTTTATTTTATTGCCTTGATGATTGCTAAATACGATGAGGGCTTGTTTACCATCCGGACTAATTCGAATATGGTCTTCAAATCCGTAGCCGTAGCCATTAGCTGAATAATAATTTTGGTGATTGGTGTAAAGTCCTCCATGATATTTAACTTGGGCGCCGTTAACCGGTCGATACAGTGTTTGCACAGCGGGCTTTCCTAGTAGTCCACCGTTAAGCAATTTAGCTAATGTTTTATAATAATCCGCAACGGACATGTACACTTGGCCCGTCCCTAATTCTGATTCAACCGTAGCTAAGTTAGGCTTTTGGAGGATTTGCTTAACCTCATCCCCCTGTTTTTTGAGATAGTATCCCTTAGCCGTATCGTAACCAGTAGTATCAGTTGCAAATACGGTTTGCTGTAAGTTCAACTTGCTTGTGTAACGTTCCGTGAATAGCTGTTGGTAACTATCCCCCGTAACTTTTTCTAAAATCATTGATAATAGCACGTAATTGACGGGCTGATAATTCCATTTACCATATTTTTGCGGCTGAAATTTAACGTTCTTTCGAAGAATTTTTAAATACTGTTTTCTAGATAAACTATCACCTTTATATTTAAGCTTAGGCAATGATAATCCCGATGTCATGTCGAGTAGCTGACGAATAGTAATTTCCGCAGAACCCGGTATGCCCGTTATGTACTGGTTAAGGTGATCCGTAAGCGCAATTTCATGCCTATTAACTAAAGTCATTACTAGTCCAGCCGTGAGTGATTTTTGCAAAGAATCAATTTCATAAGCAGTAGTTAGCCGATTATTTTTGCCACCCGCATTATCTTCCACTCCCGCTGTGTAACTATCAACAATTTGGTTGTTCTTTACTAAAATTGCTGAGCCACTAAATCCGGTTGGTGAAAGTGCTTGTTGCAACCTTCCCTTTTCCGTCGAGTGAGTCGCTCGTGGAATCGCCAGATGATTATTTTTTTCAGTTGCGGCGGGCTTTTTTAAGTATGTACTTGCCTGTCCCCAAACTATTATCAATGCGAGAACGATTAACCCACCGATAACCAACTTATTAATCAATTTTTTTGACATTTTCGATTTCTCCCCCAAATAAGATTACCAGATATAGTTTTACACTAAATGGCGCCAAAGAACTAGCTTTGAAGGAAAAATTAAGTATAAGCTTAAATATTGCTGAACAAAGCTTTAAAAATAAACTTTCTGAAAATATAAAAAGAACTAGTCTAACTTACGACTAGTTCTTTTTATATGAATATAGATTTAAATAAAAATAGTATTACATTTATACTGCCTACCAGGCCCTTCGTCTATTTATAAAACGTATTATTACTTTAAACACCAAAAATATTGTACTAACAATTGAAATTATAATAGATAGTTTTTGCATTTTACTCAAACTATACAGCACTTTAACTCGACTATTATGGTGTAAATTGACAGTCAGTGTTTTCATTTGACTAGTATCCCATTTAACCCTTTTTCCATCTACGTAAACTTTGTAATTTGTTTTATTGTACAAGTAAAAAGGTAAACTCACGTGCCCACTTTCACCATTCAACTTAAAAATCATCCCATTAGGTATGCTTGTAAAGTCTACTTTTTTATTAATCCAACGCCCGTCCTTCATTAGATAATGGTCATATATCTTTAAACCGTTTTGGTAATTTTTATTAGAACTCTGTTTTTTGTTAATTGGTACATAATCTCGATTAGGATTTGCCTTAATTAACTTAAAGTACGTCTTTCTGTCTACCTTAATGTTGTACCTTTCTTTCAAACTAGCATTTGGTGCGAAAGCATGTTGTAATGTCGGAAAATCTTTCCTTGTATTAATAAAATTTTGGGTAGAGCTTATATTAAATATATAAAGAATAGCTACTAATAATAAAGTTACATGCTTTATCCGTAATTCATTTAACAGCTCCACTCCCAGTAACGCAATAAAGAAAGTTGCTACAACAAATACTCTAAAAGGAAATTGTAATAACGAAACGGGAGTATTTTGTAGTAAGGACCACGGAAATAAATTAGTAGATAATAACGTAGTGACTATCGAAACTACGTAAATTTTTTTATAAAGCCTACTAAAGGTATTAAATCTAAAGGCACCTATAATTAATATCAGTAAGGCGACTATCCCCATGTTAAAAGTACTTGCATTACCAGTAATATTATTAGATATGGAATTGTTGACAAAAGTACCTAATTGCATTGCTGTATTAGAAAACAAAAACTCTTTTGGCATCTTCACTGGTGTATGTAAATAATTAACTAGAAAGCTATATATAAAAGCACTAGATAATCCCAAAAATAGCACTACCGCTTTCAAATATGCTTTTATAACAGAGGAAAAATCACTTAATGAGTTAACGTTAAAAACCATAAGCAGTCCCATTGTAATTGTAACTATCAGCGCGGTTAAAATATGGGAATAAAGCAAAGCGCCCATCCCTGCCGCTAACCAAATCCATTTGTCAAATTCATTCTTAAATGAAATTTTGTAAAATGCCCAAAAGACTAATGGAATAAAAGTTAAGGCAATGAATTCTGATATATCAAAACGGTTAAGAATGTCTAAAAAACGGTACGTAGAAAAGAAGTACAGGTTAGCAAATATAAAAGCCTTTTTTCTTGAGTCACTAAAATCCTTGAATGTGTAATAAGCAATTAAAAAGGTAACTAGATTAATTACCATTAATCCTAAGTATATAGCTGTAATTGGGCTTACCGGCAAAAAGCGAAGCACTGCAAACATGTATAAAAACAATGGCGGATAATAAATATTGGTTGCTATCCCTACTTGGTTAGCAGAATAAGTTGATATCATTGGAAACATATTGCCATGTCTTAAATTTTGGTATAATTCTTCAATTCTATTTACATGGAACTGCACGTCAGCTCCTCTATAAATAACATGTCCTCTATACAAAAAATAAAAGGACAGGATACTCATGACAATAAAATACAAAACAATTATAAAAGGCAGGTGTCTTTTACCTCTTGTCAAACTAGTTAACATTCCCCATTCTCCCCCAAAATATTAATTTTAACGTCCTTCGCCATTATTTCTTACCTAAATAAGAGTTAAATTTATATGACAAAGATAAAGTTAAATAGTTAAAAACACTCAATTTTTCTTGAACGGACGCCACTACCTAACCTTATGTTTGACAGGATGTACTAAAGTAGTTGGATGTTCTATAGAATGGGTAACTGAGTGCCCTGAAATATTGACCATTGCAAAGAAAAGAAATAACAACATAGCCATTCCAACAATGATCCGCGTTGGAAGAGACATTTTGTCCGGAGTAATTTGGTCATACATTGCCTTCTGGACAACTTTTTGAGCTTTCTTAGGGCTAGTTCCCTTCGCAATTTCTTGCTCAACTAACTCTTGTTTATACTTATCTATGTCAAATTCAATTTGTTCTCGCTTACGATCTTGCTGGTATTTTCTCCGCTCTTTGGCACTTTTCTTCTTAAAATCGTTAGAAAACTGACGGTAATGGTCAACTACTGTTTTGGTATCACCTACTTCACGAAGTTCACCAAAATGCATCCATGCTACTCGATCACAAATCATTTCTACTTGTCTCAGTGAGTGACTTACAAACAAGATGGTTTTTCCTTGTTTTTTGAATTCCATAATTTTATCCACACACTTTTGGTAGAATGTATCATCTCCGACTGATAAAGCTTCATCAATAATCATGATGTCAGGGTTGATATGCACGGCAATTGCAAATCCTAGTCGCGACCGCATACCGCTAGAATAATCCTTAACTGGCTGATCGATAAATGTACCAATATCAGCAAAATCGACAATTGCATCACGGACATCATTTATTTCTTGAATAGTTAACCCTTGCATTAGCCCTTTCAAACGAATATTCTCTGCACCAGTTAAGTTCCGCTTTAGTCCAGCACCAATAGCAATTATGGAAGTATCCCCACGAACGTCAACTTTACCAGTAGTTTGTGGGATAATCCCTGAAATAATATTCGAAATCGTGGATTTTCCAGAACCATTAACTCCGATGATCCCAAAAGTTTCTCCTGGCTTTATCGTTAAACTTACTCCCTTTAAGGACCAAAAATGTGGTACATCCACTTTCCCTAAGTTGAAAAAGTTTTTTAATTTATCACTTTTTGTTTTAAATAAGTCGTATTCTTTGGTTACATTTTCTACTTTAATCTTATATGAATTATCCATTTCAAACCTCTTAGTTAAATTAAATCTACAAAATTAGAACGGAACTTGTTGTGTAGATAACTGCCAATTGTCAAAGTAATAAAAACAAACAACCAAAATGTAATCGTTAAATTAAGATTAGGTTGTTGCCAAACCCATCCCCGGGAAAGTAGCGATTCTCGCATCCCGTTAATCACGTAATAGTACGGGTTAATTTCTAGTAATCTAACCAATACTGGTGGAAAACTTGACGTCACAAAATTAAAAAGCACTCCACTCATGTAAAATAGTACTCGCAAAATTGATTGCAACGCGATTTGCCAGTCACGAATTAACACGCTGATGGTCGAATTTAAAATTCCCAAAGAGTACATTAACGCTAGCATACAAATGAAATAATAAATAAATTGAATCCACGAAATAGTTGGCCAAATATGGTTGGTGAACATCAAGAAAATTCCAAAAGCTATCATCGTCCAAAAGCTGTATAAATTACCATATATTTTAATCGATGGTAATACGTTAATTGGAAATTTCATTTTCGAAACGAGTCCAACTTGCTGATAAACGCTTTTAGACGCATCCAACGTAGTCTTATTCATATATAGCCACGGCGCAATCCCAGTAACCATCCATGGTAAATAGGGAACTCCTGGCATTGGGTCTCCCCGTCTAAGCGCAACACCAAATACTAAGTAATAAATACCGATTTGAATTAACGGATTGAGAAATTCCCATGCTAATCCAAGGTAATGGCTTTGATAGCTTGCACGGTCATCATATTTAGCCATACGTCTAATAATTTTAAAATTAGTGAACTGATCACTAACTATTTTAAACATTGTATTCATGCTTCATGCTCCTTAAGCTTGTAAGTTGGGTACATTTCGAACAGTATACTTATTTTTATCTAATTTCGTCAATGTAACCCATTACTTTCTTATATTATGTAAAAACCAATAACGTATATTATAATACATTACTGGATAGATAAATATTAAATAACTTTAAGCAAAAGGTGAATAACTTGAATAAACAAATGGCCTTTAAAGAACAGGGCAATTTACTAAGTGTAATTGTAGCCTGTTACAACGTAGCAGAATACCTCTCCGAATGTCTAGATTCGCTAGCATCACAGACTTTCAAAAACGTTGAGGTTATCATGATTGATGATGCTTCTGAAGATGCGACTTCTTTAATTGTAGAAAGATATGCTCAAAAGTACGACAATTTTACAGCAATCCATAACGAACAAAATCTTGGACCAAGTGCTTCAAGAAATAAGGGAATCAATTTAGCAAACGGGCAATGGATTGCTTTTGTTGACGGGGATGATATCGTACCGTCTAATGCGTATGAAGTGATGATTAATTCTTTAATCAAAAGTCACTCTACAATGGTGACAGGTTTTGTACGTCGCTTCGACAAAAACCGCGACAAACCTTCTTTCCTACATAAGAAAGCTATCATTGATGATTATCGTCATACTAGTTTTGAAAAACATCCCGAGCTTTTGTACGATACTACGAGCTGGAATAAGCTCTATTCAACTAGTTTGCTGCGTCAAAACAAAATTTTCTTTCCTGTAAATCAAATTTATGAAGACGTTGCGTTTACCTTGAAAGCTTTTTTACATAGTGATGGAATCGATATTATTACTAAACCCGTCTATTATTGGCGTTGGCGGGATAGTAATAACGTTTCATTCACGCAATCTAAAAATGAATTATCTCATTATTTAGATAGACTAAAGAGTTTTCACCAAGTAGTAACCATCTTACAAAAAAATGAATTATGGGACGGAAAGGTTAAACATCAACTACTATTTAAGCTGTTAGATGTGGATATACCGTTATTTATGGATGATATTGCCGATGCTGACGATTCTTTTGTTTATGCTTTCCAGGAAACCACCATTAACTTCTTTAGAAAGTGGCAATTACTGAATAGTTCAATTATTAAAGAGTTGTCCGCTAAAAAACAATATCAGTATTACGCGTTAATCAACGGCAAATTCAATTTTCTAAAACAACTTTCATTTGGTCAGCCATTTAATGGACGAATTGCTAAACTTGAACGAAAAAATGCTGGACTACCAACGTTCTATTCACCTAAAAAACTGAACGTAGGTATTGATAAAGTTCGCTTAAATGATAACCAATTCCAATTCACAGGAAAACTACAAGTGGGTAAAAAGATTCCCCACTATTTCCCTGTAAGAAAAGAAATTGTTGACGTGGTTATCGAAAATATTAATACGGGGGATTCTATTTCCTTAAATACTTTTAAACGTTTCTTTACCTTATTTAACTTTCATCTAAAAAAAATGACCGCTCCTGCAAGTCGTTTCCAATTAGATTTTAATTTGTTAGATTGTATTAAACATCTAGGTCCCGGAACGTATAAAATTCGTTTTGACTATCAAATTAAACCAAATGCTAAAAAATTATCTGTTTATTTAGGACAACCTCGAAAGGGTGCTGGTAAAATTACCCCATTTACCCTTCAGGACGGTGATTTATCTGTTATCTACGGTCACAATACAAATTGGGATACGGTTATTAAGGTAATTCCTAGTACCGAATTAGCTTCGGGAGATAGTATTCAACCCACAGTAGTAGAGACTATTTCTTTAGATGATCAAGATAATTTAGTGTTAAAGGGGATTTCTAACGAAGAAGCGCTGCAATTAGAAATTAATGAACAAGTATTCAAAAATCAATATGATGATTCTAAACAGTTTCAATTCCGTCTTCCAAATGAATTCTTGGAAACCTTTCTAAATCACGCTTCTAAGGTAGAGTTTAGAAATCCAATAACTGGATTAGAAGTCAAACCCGAATTTAGTAATGGCAATCGATTAACAAACATTTTATCCAGTAAACATTTAAGCATTCGCTTAGAACAACGCTTAAGATCAGGGCTTTGGATTAAACCTGATGTTCCAACAATTACTGCCCAATCTATCCAAATTAAACAAGTTGATAAACAATTTTATTTAACTATTGAATTAAACAAAAATATTAGTTCAATTACGGATGGTAAATTGGAGCTCCTATCAAGTAATTTAGTTAACCGCTACTTAAACATTGGCTCTCTAAAATTAACGGGGCAAAAAATAGTTGGTCAACTTTTAATTGGCGATTATCAGCAACTATCCGTGTTAGCTGGTAATTACACTATTTATCTAAACTTAAATCAAGGACTGGGCGAAAAATCAATCGCACACCGTTTTAAAGTCAGCGCACCTAATTTAACGTCACAAAATGCCACAATTGGTCAACTAGCTTCTGTTGAAGTTAAGGCTAATGATGAAGGGGAACTAAAACTTAGCGTAAAACAAAACCGCCCGTGGATCGATCGTAGTAAAGTTCGCAGAGGTATAGCATATTCCATTATTTATCCCCTAATGCGCTTGCTACCTTTAGAGAAAAATACAGTAGTTTTTGAAAGTTTGTGGGGGCAATCTTATAACGATAGTCCTCGAGCAATGTATCAATACTTGGTTAAACACTATCCTAATATGAAATTTGTCTGGATATTAAAAAATGAACAAACCCCAATTGATGGACCTGGAATTAGGGTTAGGCGATTATCTTTTAAGTATTGGTATTATATGGCACGTGCTAAATATTTAATACAAAATACTAATTTTCCAACGCAGTATGCAAAACGAAGAGGCCAAATTGAAGTTGAAACTTTGCATGGTACCTTTATGAAGGTGATGGGCTTTGATGAACCCCATTTTAAAAATGCTACCAATCGGGTTCAAAAAAACTTTGCTACTCGAATTGGGCGTTGGGATTTGATGAGCGTTCCGTCAGACTTCATGTATGTACACGGTTCAACAGCTTTTGATTATCCTGAACAAAAGATTTTAAAAACTGGATTTCCGCGCACTGATGAATTAATTCATAATAATCATCCTGATTACATTAAAAAAGTTAAGTCTAAGTTAGGAATTCCTGCAGATAAAAAAGTTATCTTATATGCACCAACCTACCGGACCACCGATATGCCTTTTAATTTTCAACTTGACCTTGAAAAAATGAAACAACAATTAAGTGACGAATATGTCCTATTAGTTCGTCTCCATTATTTTGTTTCTCATACACAAAACTTTATTGACCAAACCGGGTTTGTCTATGATGTTAGTGATTACAACAATATCAATGACCTATATCTCATTAGTGATGTCTTAATCACTGATTATTCTAGCGTTATGTTTGACTTTGGATACCTAAAACGTCCTATGATCTTTTTTGCTTATGATAAAGAATGGTATCTTGATCCAGCAAATCGTGGAATTTACATGGATTATGACACTACTGTACCCGGCCCTGTAGCAAAGACGACAGAATCAGTCATTAAAAACCTTCAACAGCTAGATAGCATTAAAAAACAGTATTCTGGTAAATTAGAACAATTTTATGAACGCTTCTGTCAATATGGACGTACAGGCGACGCAACAAAGCAACTAACCGAAGCTATGTTGAATTTAAATCCTAAAGTTCAGGATTCAGTAGTCAAACATTTAATTCTTACTAAAATAGGTCGTTTATTAAAACTAACCAATTTGCAATCTAAATTATTAAACTATTTAGGCCAAGTTTTACCTAAAACTGATATTGCAATTTTTGAAAGCTTTTTTGGGCGACAATATTCAGACAATCCTAAAGCTATTTACGAATATATGAAAATTCATTATCCTAATATTAAATCGTATTGGAATGTTAATCCTGAGTATGAACAATACTTCATTGACCATAATATTCCATATGTACAACGATTTAGTTTTAAGGGCATTTGGAAACAAGCACGTGCAAAGTACTGGTTTACCAATGTACGACGTCCTTTTAGATGGAATAAACCTAAAGATACGATTGTAGTGCAGACTTGGCACGGAACACCTCTAAAAACAAT encodes:
- a CDS encoding bifunctional glycosyltransferase family 2 protein/CDP-glycerol:glycerophosphate glycerophosphotransferase — protein: MNKQMAFKEQGNLLSVIVACYNVAEYLSECLDSLASQTFKNVEVIMIDDASEDATSLIVERYAQKYDNFTAIHNEQNLGPSASRNKGINLANGQWIAFVDGDDIVPSNAYEVMINSLIKSHSTMVTGFVRRFDKNRDKPSFLHKKAIIDDYRHTSFEKHPELLYDTTSWNKLYSTSLLRQNKIFFPVNQIYEDVAFTLKAFLHSDGIDIITKPVYYWRWRDSNNVSFTQSKNELSHYLDRLKSFHQVVTILQKNELWDGKVKHQLLFKLLDVDIPLFMDDIADADDSFVYAFQETTINFFRKWQLLNSSIIKELSAKKQYQYYALINGKFNFLKQLSFGQPFNGRIAKLERKNAGLPTFYSPKKLNVGIDKVRLNDNQFQFTGKLQVGKKIPHYFPVRKEIVDVVIENINTGDSISLNTFKRFFTLFNFHLKKMTAPASRFQLDFNLLDCIKHLGPGTYKIRFDYQIKPNAKKLSVYLGQPRKGAGKITPFTLQDGDLSVIYGHNTNWDTVIKVIPSTELASGDSIQPTVVETISLDDQDNLVLKGISNEEALQLEINEQVFKNQYDDSKQFQFRLPNEFLETFLNHASKVEFRNPITGLEVKPEFSNGNRLTNILSSKHLSIRLEQRLRSGLWIKPDVPTITAQSIQIKQVDKQFYLTIELNKNISSITDGKLELLSSNLVNRYLNIGSLKLTGQKIVGQLLIGDYQQLSVLAGNYTIYLNLNQGLGEKSIAHRFKVSAPNLTSQNATIGQLASVEVKANDEGELKLSVKQNRPWIDRSKVRRGIAYSIIYPLMRLLPLEKNTVVFESLWGQSYNDSPRAMYQYLVKHYPNMKFVWILKNEQTPIDGPGIRVRRLSFKYWYYMARAKYLIQNTNFPTQYAKRRGQIEVETLHGTFMKVMGFDEPHFKNATNRVQKNFATRIGRWDLMSVPSDFMYVHGSTAFDYPEQKILKTGFPRTDELIHNNHPDYIKKVKSKLGIPADKKVILYAPTYRTTDMPFNFQLDLEKMKQQLSDEYVLLVRLHYFVSHTQNFIDQTGFVYDVSDYNNINDLYLISDVLITDYSSVMFDFGYLKRPMIFFAYDKEWYLDPANRGIYMDYDTTVPGPVAKTTESVIKNLQQLDSIKKQYSGKLEQFYERFCQYGRTGDATKQLTEAMLNLNPKVQDSVVKHLILTKIGRLLKLTNLQSKLLNYLGQVLPKTDIAIFESFFGRQYSDNPKAIYEYMKIHYPNIKSYWNVNPEYEQYFIDHNIPYVQRFSFKGIWKQARAKYWFTNVRRPFRWNKPKDTIVVQTWHGTPLKTIGTDVQQVTMPGVTRMKYHKQVARDSARWDYLLTPNPYSYEIMQRAFRKQYPQLLPTGYPRNDRLSQPSFSEINSIKKQLGIKDGSKVVLYAPTWRDNDYVRADHFKAELHLDLKKFLSETSSDTCILIRTHYLIANNLDLSSYGNRVINVSDYEDITDLYLISDLLITDYSSVFFDYSILRRPILFFAYDLKAYANDIRGFYVDYHATVPGPIVETNEALMPLIKRALHEPATFVNSTKYKSFLNKFAIWEDGHATERLLKTVLEQQPAYHLKDISSNSSISVGDIIKVPDGTILWTGIPGLPYTEFIGNFDSNASEDSFTVKQIATLEPRDFSDSGIFTGGTWIKASINSNNQIVWISSDAISHQQTEPSTNQIAN